From the genome of Miscanthus floridulus cultivar M001 chromosome 10, ASM1932011v1, whole genome shotgun sequence, one region includes:
- the LOC136484955 gene encoding uncharacterized protein produces MPPRSDHAAGSAAAAAATQANFDSIDPVFHVLRVLPFSFLRPPRTRLRLPSNLALPSPMTVFSLILLTYFAVVSGLVYDVIVEPPGIGSAQDPGTGAVRPVVFLPGRVNGQYIIEGLSSGFMFLLGGVGIILLDLAVDRTRPRSLRVSFGSAGAVAVVIAYAMAMLFLRIKIPGYLW; encoded by the coding sequence ATGCCCCCTAGATCGGATCACGCCGCCGGCAGCGCCGCCGCTGCGGCGGCCACGCAGGCCAACTTCGACTCCATAGATCCCGTCTTCCACGTCCTCCGCGTgctccccttctccttcctccggcCGCCGCGCACCCGCCTGAGGCTGCCGTCGAACCTGGCGCTCCCCTCACCCATGACCGTCTTCTCCCTCATCCTACTCACCTACTTCGCGGTCGTCTCGGGCCTCGTCTACGACGTCATCGTCGAGCCCCCCGGCATCGGCAGCGCCCAGGACCCCGGCACCGGCGCCGTCCGCCCCGTCGTCTTCCTCCCGGGGCGCGTCAACGGCCAGTACATCATCGAGGGGCTCTCCTCCGGGTTCATGTTCCTCCTTGGCGGCGTCGGCATCATCCTCCTCGACCTCGCCGTCGACCGCACCAGGCCCCGGAGCCTCCGCGTCTCGTTTGGAAGCGCCGGCGCGGTCGCCGTCGTCATCGCCTACGCCATGGCCATGCTCTTCCTCCGCATCAAGATCCCCGGCTACCTTTGGTGA